A stretch of Salvelinus namaycush isolate Seneca chromosome 42, SaNama_1.0, whole genome shotgun sequence DNA encodes these proteins:
- the LOC120035034 gene encoding uncharacterized protein LOC120035034 isoform X3, which produces MSGSVVEFQAQIASIMEVLANAAVAEICKVVDDGYAVVHLKMSQSHKENEFLRRKMKLMELQIARFRSERTKSSEGSVQNRFHGIRLQNRHNHRETATTGPTWQSRARLSNRSFGNSSIPRDRQPIDVDQEDVSPSKHMDATSDESAETEEGEPDLLIIKDEGEADDQKSRSRQPARTVEGSRELTTQLAAATTKDPAFQPRGPRGNDYNNTAMEQSAETEEGQPDLLIIKVEGEADDQDSRISHPARTVEGSRELTTQLAAATTENPAFQSSGPRGNNNTAMEAKSTVEGERDLQPWKKEEGLREMPGTDSEHRMTDPNTQTSLDTDQTELTEQLRTKHSIVTVNRSDTVFKSDPEPESLSQVFQLTGPGPVAKQQRSLNPERTTDLPVNSRKQRGSDTVNDRPSCSSYAAETVSGSPSPLKKLNPIPPFPQMVRGEHEYSQGGSGVKSEVIVIDPLHVDEGEDGDGTPSSWRQGDIMEHRHHQGGHSEADAMLLGGHSSNTYHHHPHPGVQPAARQNSPDNHFYTIGMDGAFNNRLGTFQNPATTAPLAEGTGELQYPTWVDFEGSAPDTHLGDMTGTHQDRGSREEGARSYRCTFCGREYPHLCQLKMHQRVHTGEKPYECALCGKQFSQLCGLKRHQRVHTGEKPFRCAQCGKQFSHSSNLKVHQSVHTGEKRFHCTQCGKNFSFLSNLIRHQAVHARK; this is translated from the exons ATGTCGGGTTCCGTGGTCGAGTTCCAGGCGCAGATAGCCTCAATCATGGAGGTGCTAGCCAACGCGGCTGTAGCCGAAATCTGCAAAGTTGTTGACGATGGCTATGCGGTTGTACACCTGAAGATGTCCCAAAGCCACAAGGAGAACGAATTTCTCCGGAGGAAAATGAAATTGATGGAACTTCAGATCGCGAGGTTTCGGTCTGAGAGAACAAAGTCTTCAGAGGGGTCCGTTCAAAATCGCTTCCATGGAATACGCCTGCAAAACAGACACAACCATCGAGAGACGGCAACGACAG GACCTACTTGGCAAAGCAGAGCCAGACTTTCCAACAGGAGTTTTGGAAACAGCAGCATACCAAGAGACAGACAGCCCATAGACGTGGACCAAGAGGATGTCTCTCCATCAAAGCATATGGATGCTACAAGTGATGAG TCAGCAGAGACAGAGGAAGGGGAACCAGACCTGCTGATCATCAAGGATGAGGGAGAAGCAGACGACCAGAAATCTAGGTCCAGACAACCAGCCAGAACAGTGGAGGGCAGCAGAGAGCTAACCACCCAACTGGCTGCAGCCACCACCAAGGATCCCGCCTTCCAGCCCAGAGGTCCCAGGGGCAACGACTACAACAACACCGCTATGGAG CAGTCAGCAGAGACAGAGGAAGGGCAACCAGACCTGCTGATCATCAAGGTGGAGGGAGAAGCAGATGACCAGGACTCTAGGATCAGTCACCCAGCCAGAACAGTGGAGGGCAGCAGAGAGCTAACCACCCAACTGGCTGCAGCCACCACAGAGAACCCTGCCTTCCAGTCCAGTGGCCCCAGAGGCAACAACAACACCGCTATGGAG GCCAAATCTACTGTGGAAGGGGAGAGAGACCTCCAGCCATGGAAGAAAGAAGAGGGTCTGAGGGAGATGCCAG GCACTGATAGTGAACACAGAATGACAGACCCAAACACACAGACCTCTCTAGACACGGACCAAACAGAGCTCACTGAGCAGCTCAGAACCAAACACAGCATAGTGACTGTCAACAGGTCAGATACTGTTTTCAAGTCAGACCCGGAGCCTGAGAGCCTGAGCCAGGTGTTCCAACTCACAGGTCCAGGACCTGTTGCTAAACAGCAGCGCAGCCTAAACCCCGAGAGAACAACCGATCTGCCTGTAAACTCCCgtaagcaaagaggcagtgatacagtgaatgatcgGCCATCTTGTTCTAGTTATGCTGCCGAGACAGTCTCAGGAAGCCCCTCGCCTCTCAAAAAGTTGAACCCCATTCCCCCATTTCCTCAGATGGTGAGGGGTGAACACGAGTATTCCCAGGGCGGTTCAGGGGTCAAGTCTGAGGTCATAGTTATTGACCCCCTCCATGTTGACGAGGGGGAAGATGGGGATGGCACGCCCTCGTCGTGGAGACAAGGTGACATCATGGAACACCGGCATCATCAAGGAGGACATAGTGAAGCAGATGCCATGCTTCTTGGAGGACATTCGAGTAACActtatcatcatcatcctcacccAGGTGTCCAGCCAGCAGCAAGACAGAACTCACCTGACAATCACTTCTACACCATTGGCATGGACGGCGCTTTCAACAACCGCCTCGGCACCTTTCAGAACCCCGCAACCACCGCTCCATTGGCCGAGGGAACCGGGGAGCTGCAGTACCCCACCTGGGTGGATTTTGAGGGGAGCGCCCCCGACACCCACCTGGGCGACATGACTGGGACTCATCAGGACAGAGGGTCTAGGGAGGAGGGGGCGAGGTCCTACAGGTGCACCTTCTGCGGGAGGGAGTACCCTCACCTGTGCCAGCTCAAGatgcaccagagggtccacacggGGGAGAAACCGTACGAGTGTGCCCTGTGTGGGAAGCAGTTCAGCCAGCTGTGCGGCCTGAAGCGGCACCAGAGagtacacacaggggagaaacctttcAGATGCGCTCAATGCGGGAAACAATTCTCTCATTCCAGCAACCTGAAAGTGCATCAGAGTGTCCATACAGGGGAGAAACGGTTCCACTGCACCCAGTGTGGAAAAAACTTCTCCTTTCTGAGCAATCTGATAAGACACCAGGCAGTTCACGCAAGGAAATGA
- the LOC120035034 gene encoding uncharacterized protein LOC120035034 isoform X2, which yields MSGSVVEFQAQIASIMEVLANAAVAEICKVVDDGYAVVHLKMSQSHKENEFLRRKMKLMELQIARFRSERTKSSEGSVQNRFHGIRLQNRHNHRETATTGPTWQSRARLSNRSFGNSSIPRDRQPIDVDQEDVSPSKHMDATSDEQSAETEEGEPDLLIIKDEGEADDQKSRSRQPARTVEGSRELTTQLAAATTKDPAFQPRGPRGNDYNNTAMEQSAETEEGQPDLLIIKVEGEADDQDSRISHPARTVEGSRELTTQLAAATTENPAFQSSGPRGNNNTAMEAKSTVEGERDLQPWKKEEGLREMPGTDSEHRMTDPNTQTSLDTDQTELTEQLRTKHSIVTVNRSDTVFKSDPEPESLSQVFQLTGPGPVAKQQRSLNPERTTDLPVNSRKQRGSDTVNDRPSCSSYAAETVSGSPSPLKKLNPIPPFPQMVRGEHEYSQGGSGVKSEVIVIDPLHVDEGEDGDGTPSSWRQGDIMEHRHHQGGHSEADAMLLGGHSSNTYHHHPHPGVQPAARQNSPDNHFYTIGMDGAFNNRLGTFQNPATTAPLAEGTGELQYPTWVDFEGSAPDTHLGDMTGTHQDRGSREEGARSYRCTFCGREYPHLCQLKMHQRVHTGEKPYECALCGKQFSQLCGLKRHQRVHTGEKPFRCAQCGKQFSHSSNLKVHQSVHTGEKRFHCTQCGKNFSFLSNLIRHQAVHARK from the exons ATGTCGGGTTCCGTGGTCGAGTTCCAGGCGCAGATAGCCTCAATCATGGAGGTGCTAGCCAACGCGGCTGTAGCCGAAATCTGCAAAGTTGTTGACGATGGCTATGCGGTTGTACACCTGAAGATGTCCCAAAGCCACAAGGAGAACGAATTTCTCCGGAGGAAAATGAAATTGATGGAACTTCAGATCGCGAGGTTTCGGTCTGAGAGAACAAAGTCTTCAGAGGGGTCCGTTCAAAATCGCTTCCATGGAATACGCCTGCAAAACAGACACAACCATCGAGAGACGGCAACGACAG GACCTACTTGGCAAAGCAGAGCCAGACTTTCCAACAGGAGTTTTGGAAACAGCAGCATACCAAGAGACAGACAGCCCATAGACGTGGACCAAGAGGATGTCTCTCCATCAAAGCATATGGATGCTACAAGTGATGAG CAGTCAGCAGAGACAGAGGAAGGGGAACCAGACCTGCTGATCATCAAGGATGAGGGAGAAGCAGACGACCAGAAATCTAGGTCCAGACAACCAGCCAGAACAGTGGAGGGCAGCAGAGAGCTAACCACCCAACTGGCTGCAGCCACCACCAAGGATCCCGCCTTCCAGCCCAGAGGTCCCAGGGGCAACGACTACAACAACACCGCTATGGAG CAGTCAGCAGAGACAGAGGAAGGGCAACCAGACCTGCTGATCATCAAGGTGGAGGGAGAAGCAGATGACCAGGACTCTAGGATCAGTCACCCAGCCAGAACAGTGGAGGGCAGCAGAGAGCTAACCACCCAACTGGCTGCAGCCACCACAGAGAACCCTGCCTTCCAGTCCAGTGGCCCCAGAGGCAACAACAACACCGCTATGGAG GCCAAATCTACTGTGGAAGGGGAGAGAGACCTCCAGCCATGGAAGAAAGAAGAGGGTCTGAGGGAGATGCCAG GCACTGATAGTGAACACAGAATGACAGACCCAAACACACAGACCTCTCTAGACACGGACCAAACAGAGCTCACTGAGCAGCTCAGAACCAAACACAGCATAGTGACTGTCAACAGGTCAGATACTGTTTTCAAGTCAGACCCGGAGCCTGAGAGCCTGAGCCAGGTGTTCCAACTCACAGGTCCAGGACCTGTTGCTAAACAGCAGCGCAGCCTAAACCCCGAGAGAACAACCGATCTGCCTGTAAACTCCCgtaagcaaagaggcagtgatacagtgaatgatcgGCCATCTTGTTCTAGTTATGCTGCCGAGACAGTCTCAGGAAGCCCCTCGCCTCTCAAAAAGTTGAACCCCATTCCCCCATTTCCTCAGATGGTGAGGGGTGAACACGAGTATTCCCAGGGCGGTTCAGGGGTCAAGTCTGAGGTCATAGTTATTGACCCCCTCCATGTTGACGAGGGGGAAGATGGGGATGGCACGCCCTCGTCGTGGAGACAAGGTGACATCATGGAACACCGGCATCATCAAGGAGGACATAGTGAAGCAGATGCCATGCTTCTTGGAGGACATTCGAGTAACActtatcatcatcatcctcacccAGGTGTCCAGCCAGCAGCAAGACAGAACTCACCTGACAATCACTTCTACACCATTGGCATGGACGGCGCTTTCAACAACCGCCTCGGCACCTTTCAGAACCCCGCAACCACCGCTCCATTGGCCGAGGGAACCGGGGAGCTGCAGTACCCCACCTGGGTGGATTTTGAGGGGAGCGCCCCCGACACCCACCTGGGCGACATGACTGGGACTCATCAGGACAGAGGGTCTAGGGAGGAGGGGGCGAGGTCCTACAGGTGCACCTTCTGCGGGAGGGAGTACCCTCACCTGTGCCAGCTCAAGatgcaccagagggtccacacggGGGAGAAACCGTACGAGTGTGCCCTGTGTGGGAAGCAGTTCAGCCAGCTGTGCGGCCTGAAGCGGCACCAGAGagtacacacaggggagaaacctttcAGATGCGCTCAATGCGGGAAACAATTCTCTCATTCCAGCAACCTGAAAGTGCATCAGAGTGTCCATACAGGGGAGAAACGGTTCCACTGCACCCAGTGTGGAAAAAACTTCTCCTTTCTGAGCAATCTGATAAGACACCAGGCAGTTCACGCAAGGAAATGA
- the LOC120035035 gene encoding uncharacterized protein LOC120035035, whose translation MSGSVVDFQAQIASIMEVLANAAVAEICKVVDDGYAVVHLEISQSQKENEFLRRNMKLMELQIARFRAERTKFSNGSVHNRFHGIRLLNRHNHRETATTGPTWQSRNRLSNRSFGNSSIPRDRQPIDVDQEDVSPSRHMDTTSDEQSAETEEGEPDLLIIKVEGETDDQESRSRHPARTVEGSRELTTQLAAATTEDPVIQSSDPRGNNSYNNTAMEVSGSDTVFLQSETGNVNQGPQQFTGLEPRAERQSLDTKCDMNRDLNLLRDSLNQVCREVVATDDGASAAHTKVMGLGSGPVGPETQSSSAMEMRSVGLENLRFSPKSFHSSSEHVIVIDSVSSGQQVDRGFEWGQVGTATAPQDNRTGNTQGVGVFNRNAPTIHPVRHKSMRDNTTQLVSPVFRPSEINTGMHLGTGNAGEANKDSWCSLASLHRHSEIPGRGAQQPTHTSLPVGHFRPSTTISSHLSNLTTHGRLCTVEQL comes from the exons ATGTCGGGTTCCGTGGTCGATTTCCAGGCGCAGATAGCCTCAATCATGGAGGTGCTAGCCAACGCGGCTGTAGCCGAAATCTGCAAAGTTGTTGACGATGGCTATGCGGTTGTACACCTGGAGATTTCCCAAAGCCAAAAGGAGAACGAATTTCTACGGAGGAATATGAAATTGATGGAACTTCAGATCGCGAGGTTTCGGGCTGAGAGAACAAAGTTTTCAAATGGGTCCGTCCACAATCGCTTCCATGGAATACGCCTGCTAAACAGACACAACCATCGAGAGACGGCAACGACAG GACCTACTTGGCAAAGCAGAAACAGACTTTCCAACAGGAGTTTTGGGAACAGCAGCATACCAAGAGACAGACAGCCCATAGACGTGGACCAAGAAGATGTCTCTCCATCAAGGCATATGGATACTACAAGTGATGAG CAGTCAGCAGAGACCGAGGAAGGGGAACCAGACCTGTTGATCATCAAGGTGGAGGGAGAAACAGATGACCAGGAATCTAGGTCCAGACACCCGGCCAGAACAGTGGAGGGCAGCAGAGAGCTAACCACCCAACTGGCTGCAGCCACCACAGAGGACCCTGTCATTCAGTCCAGTGACCCCAGAGGCAACAACAGCTACAACAACACCGCTATGGAGGTCAGTGGATCTGACACCGTCTTCCTCCAGTCAGAAACAGGGAATGTGAACCAGGGACCACAGCAGTTTACAGGACTTGAAcccagagcagagagacagagtctGGACACAAAGTGTGACATGAACAGGGACCTCAATCTCCTAAGAGATTCTTTAAACCAGGTGTGCAGAGAGGTAGTAGCGACTGATGATGGTGCCTCTGCTGCTCACACTAAAGTAATGGGCCTAGGGAGTGGCCCAGTGGGCCCAGAAACACAGAGTAGCTCGGCCATGGAAATGAGAAGTGTAGGGTTAGAAAACCTCAGGTTTTCCCCCAAGTCGTTCCATTCTTCATCAGAACATGTGATAGTGATTGACTCTGTGTCCAGTGGGCAGCAGGTAGATAGAGGTTTCGAGTGGGGTCAGGTGGGTACAGCTACTGCACCACAGGACAATCGGACTGGAAATACGCAGGGAGTGGGAGTGTTTAACAGAAACGCACCAACGATTCACCCTGTACGCCACAAATCGATGAGAGACAACACCACGCAATTGGTTTCACCCGTCTTCCGGCCCTCAGAGATAAATACAGGCATGCATCTTGGCACAGGAAATGCAGGTGAGGCCAACAAAGATAGTTGGTGTTCGTTGGCAAGCCTCCATAGACACTCTGAAATACCAGGAAGAGGAGCTCAACAACCAACTCATACCTCACTTCCTGTTGGCCATTTTAGACCAAGCACCACAATTTCCTCTCACTTGAGTAATCTCACCACACACGGTAGACTATGCACCGTAGAACAACTGTAA